A stretch of the Geovibrio thiophilus genome encodes the following:
- a CDS encoding LysM peptidoglycan-binding domain-containing protein, with the protein MKRTGGIILSALLLTAVTTGAESTHEVKKGDTLWDISRQYYGDNWKWPIIWQGNVFINNPDLIYPKEKLFIPGFPEGGEAIRIGEGGLFKLEAGTAASESTSAGSGMEAADGLNSFGHDSLNAFDSVLDEEPEFTVISTEQKREMVSTGDFITIDAGTEKGLNTGDTVILYEKRSRVEKNRAVYSCVGYARIVKAGDETSKAEIYKSFSSVSTGFKAAVSKEMTVKRPKGFRSIDSDISGEVVYLAENHTFSAEGYSVIVNIGHPLPVKEGDKFRIFRRLEENGVVKTEPVGEGQLIIVNGKYSTMYLVGSGMEIMKGDIVRLSKIAVY; encoded by the coding sequence TTGAAACGTACCGGGGGTATCATTCTTTCCGCTCTGCTGCTGACCGCTGTCACCACCGGAGCGGAGAGCACGCATGAGGTCAAAAAGGGGGACACCCTCTGGGATATTTCCCGCCAATACTACGGCGACAACTGGAAGTGGCCCATTATATGGCAAGGTAACGTGTTCATAAACAACCCCGACCTTATTTACCCCAAGGAGAAGCTTTTCATTCCCGGTTTTCCCGAGGGCGGAGAAGCGATACGCATAGGCGAAGGCGGGCTTTTTAAGCTTGAAGCCGGTACCGCAGCCTCCGAAAGCACTTCCGCCGGTTCAGGAATGGAAGCGGCAGACGGTCTCAACAGCTTCGGGCATGACAGTCTCAATGCCTTTGACTCCGTTCTGGATGAGGAACCTGAATTTACAGTCATCTCAACCGAGCAGAAAAGGGAGATGGTCTCCACCGGTGACTTTATAACCATAGACGCAGGCACTGAAAAAGGGCTCAACACTGGCGACACCGTGATTCTTTATGAAAAAAGAAGCAGGGTGGAGAAGAACAGGGCGGTCTACTCCTGCGTGGGCTACGCGAGAATTGTAAAAGCAGGGGATGAGACATCCAAGGCTGAGATATATAAATCGTTCAGCTCCGTGAGTACAGGCTTTAAAGCGGCTGTAAGCAAAGAAATGACTGTTAAGAGACCCAAAGGCTTCAGAAGCATAGACTCCGACATCTCAGGAGAGGTGGTCTATCTGGCTGAAAATCATACTTTCTCCGCCGAAGGCTACTCCGTGATAGTTAATATTGGTCACCCGCTGCCTGTCAAGGAAGGTGACAAATTCCGGATCTTCCGCAGGCTTGAGGAGAACGGAGTGGTCAAAACCGAACCTGTGGGCGAAGGGCAGTTAATCATCGTCAACGGCAAATACTCCACAATGTATCTTGTGGGTTCCGGCATGGAGATAATGAAAGGAGACATAGTTCGCCTCAGCAAGATTGCCGTATATTGA
- the ybgF gene encoding tol-pal system protein YbgF, translated as MKKTMAVITLSFLAFACSDETQVIKQSINNIKDEMVSMQSEMAEMKISIEDVDRKTEANKESINANSNALAEIRSEMSFLGSEVTLLKDKQKAPAAAAGMTEMSESGAQAENGENLIIIEDAFTDKSSLYSYAYELYKNGKYPESQAKFNEFLAKYPADELSDNAVYWLGEIQYALKDYEGAIKLFHRLVTDYPDGNKVSDGLLKMAYSYGNVGKKAESVVTLKKIVNEHPGTRAYNLAKKKLASMGE; from the coding sequence ATGAAAAAAACAATGGCGGTAATTACGCTCTCTTTTCTTGCATTCGCTTGCTCGGATGAAACTCAGGTCATAAAGCAGAGTATCAACAATATTAAAGACGAAATGGTCAGCATGCAGTCCGAAATGGCTGAGATGAAAATCTCCATTGAGGATGTTGACCGCAAAACCGAAGCAAACAAGGAAAGCATTAACGCCAACTCGAACGCTCTTGCCGAAATCCGCTCCGAGATGAGCTTCCTCGGCAGTGAGGTCACGCTGCTCAAAGATAAGCAGAAAGCACCCGCTGCGGCAGCCGGAATGACTGAGATGTCAGAATCAGGCGCTCAGGCAGAGAACGGGGAAAACCTTATAATAATAGAAGACGCCTTCACAGATAAAAGCAGCCTTTACAGCTATGCTTATGAGCTTTATAAAAACGGCAAATACCCCGAAAGTCAGGCGAAGTTTAATGAGTTTCTCGCGAAATATCCCGCTGATGAGCTTTCCGACAACGCCGTGTACTGGCTCGGTGAGATCCAGTACGCCCTGAAGGATTACGAAGGGGCGATCAAGCTTTTTCACAGACTCGTTACTGATTATCCGGACGGGAACAAGGTCTCCGACGGACTGCTTAAGATGGCATACTCCTACGGAAATGTGGGAAAAAAAGCCGAATCTGTGGTTACATTAAAGAAGATTGTGAACGAACATCCGGGCACACGCGCATATAATCTTGCCAAAAAGAAACTTGCCTCAATGGGGGAATAG